In Rosa chinensis cultivar Old Blush chromosome 1, RchiOBHm-V2, whole genome shotgun sequence, a genomic segment contains:
- the LOC112164073 gene encoding putative disease resistance protein At3g14460, with protein sequence MAVGEVFLAAFLQLLLNRLTPREILGYFGSLGGVGKKLQKLRETLSAVAAVLYDAEDKQLSSKAVDLWLNDLRHLAYDIDDLLNTFSTEMLTRKQLKVHQTGTSKVRGFFTKVPHKVKFNFNMKSEIDEIANRLQDIFDRKEKLGLKYIEHASTSTSSLQRTPSSCVLDGPVVGREEDARKIVELLSRDADPSSPTNYEVAAIVGMGGLGKTTLAGQVFNDVATMEQFDLRIWVSVSDDFDLQMVTRTISENVTSRPCDDFSRLQDNLSKAIDGKKFLIVLDDVWSTCGYDSWTKLQAPFRGGAKGSRILVTTRDEKVAALMGAPAAEVYYLNTLSDEGCLQLFEQHVSNDRPPNFDLLKKKIITKCNGLPLAAKTLGGVLRCKETDKWEEILNDKLWSISDGSNILPVLRLSYNYLPSTLKRCFAYCSVLPNNYEFGKNQLILLWMAEGFLEQPEGTKAMEDIGDEYFGELLSRSLFQNSGKNSSYYVMHDLVGDLARWAAGDTFCRLEDKPHGRCSPTTRHLTYISGKFDGIKRFETLSEAKCLRTFLPLLVSNGYENYLTRYATSDLLSQLKYLRVLSFNGYKLIEVPDSVCNLKHLRYLDLSHTLIMSLPELICMLYNLQTLILENCSKLKTLPSNMSNLSNLRHLNNSNTPLLEEMPPQLSRLTHLRTLPNFVVGKGSASGIGELGSLHLLGTLRLARLENVIDVEDAKRAQIMNKEALETLRLEWSGTSEKESEVLCSLKPQKKLLELTIKGYNGLEFSKWIGHPSFSDMTYVKLQNCKNCRFLPPLGQLPLLKVLWIKGLPNVESVGAEFYGDCSLPFPVLEELRFEDMQNWKEWLPCKRNEEIRIFPCMGKLFIRSCPSLKGWLPKNMDSLSKLRIVECEELVVSIANYKHLRELRIDGCKRVVHRRGVKFKLLEDMRLHSTSEFRLKIDGFIRGLTKLQRLWITGCEELTCFWENEYRWLQPRISNIIGGNISDSPPHFIQELRALKQLVLIGCSNLISFPEAGWPPCLESVKMESCNSLRHFVRNQIPPSIRRIEIAKCQNLKRLVKDVGQLEGCLEKLEITGCASLTSLTREGGRLPRTLKNILISECEQLESIIKTFHDDTCLEVIQVCECANLKSFPEGLCHLSILRKLIISECGSLVSFPRGGLPSNLTYLYIYNCDQLEALPRGMDNLSCLQTLKVQCCGGNLASILEEGFPPNLIQLVIMKPKSCKPLSEWGLHHLDRLTSLKELWICGVDPDLVSFPPKEVLLPKSLIKLRIGDFPNLKRLSSLTSLESLAIWNCPKLASIIGEQEDHLPLSLTQLRIFKGCPLLTKKYKPGKGRHWSKIAHIPYVYVGDFFDEAEADH encoded by the coding sequence ATGGCAGTGGGAGAAGTCTTTCTTGCGGCATTCCTTCAGTTGCTGCTGAACAGGTTAACGCCTCGGGAGATCCTGGGCTACTTTGGAAGCTTGGGAGGAGTTGGTAAAAAGCTGCAGAAATTGAGGGAAACACTGTCCGCAGTTGCAGCGGTGCTTTATGACGCAGAGGATAAGCAGCTGTCGAGCAAGGCAGTGGATCTGTGGCTGAATGATCTCAGACACTTGGCTTACGATATCGACGATCTACTCAACACCTTTTCTACAGAGATGTTAACACGCAAGCAGCTCAAGGTTCACCAAACTGGCACAAGCAAGGTACGAGGCTTCTTTACCAAAGTTCCTCACAAAGTTAAGTTCAATTTCAATATGAAGTCCGAAATAGACGAGATTGCTAACCGCTTGCAAGACATATTTGACCGGAAAGAGAAACTTGGTTTGAAATATATTGAGCATGCCTCTACTTCAACATCATCATTGCAAAGGACACCAAGTTCGTGTGTGTTGGATGGACCTGTGGTTGGGAGAGAGGAAGACGCAAGAAAAATAGTGGAGTTGTTGTCCAGGGATGCAGATCCTTCTTCTCCCACAAATTATGAGGTTGCTGCCATTGTTGGTATGGGAGGACTGGGCAAGACAACGCTTGCGGGACAAGTCTTCAATGATGTAGCTACAATGGAACAATTTGATCTCAGGATCTGGGTTTCAGTATCCGATGACTTCGATCTTCAAATGGTGACGAGAACTATTTCTGAAAACGTCACATCTAGGCCATGTGATGATTTCAGTCGACTTCAAGATAATCTGAGCAAGGCGATAGATGGTAAAAAGTTTTTGATTGTTTTAGATGATGTCTGGAGCACGTGTGGTTATGATTCATGGACAAAACTGCAAGCTCCCTTCCGTGGGGGAGCTAAGGGAAGTAGGATACTGGTGACAACACGTGATGAAAAGGTGGCAGCATTGATGGGAGCCCCAGCCGCTGAAGTTTATTATTTAAATACTCTATCGGATGAAGGTTGTTTGCAACTATTTGAACAGCATGTTAGCAATGACAGGCCACCGAATTTTGACTTGCTTAAGAAGAAAATTATTACGAAATGCAATGGATTACCATTGGCtgcaaaaactcttggtggtgtTTTACGCTGTAAAGAAACTGACAAATGGGAGGAAATACTGAATGACAAGTTATGGAGTATATCAGATGGGAGTAATATACTCCCAGTACTCAGACTGAGTTATAATTATCTCCCTTCAACTTTGAAGAGGTGCTTTGCCTATTGCTCAGTACTTCCCAATAATTATGAATTTGGGAAAAACCAATTAATCCTTCTATGGATGGCAGAGGGTTTCCTTGAGCAACCAGAAGGAACCAAAGCAATGGAAGATATTGGTGACGAATATTTTGGGGAGCTATTGTCTCGGTCATTATTTCAGAATTCGGGCAAAAACAGTTCATACTATGTAATGCATGACCTTGTTGGTGATTTGGCACGATGGGCTGCTGGAGACACATTTTGTAGATTAGAGGATAAACCGCATGGTAGATGTTCTCCAACGACTCGTCATCTGACTTACATTTCTGGTAAGTTCGATGGGATAAAACGATTTGAGACACTTTCTGAAGCAAAATGCTTGCGGACTTTCCTTCCACTTTTAGTGTCCAATGGTTATGAGAATTATCTAACTCGTTATGCTACTTCTGATTTATTGTCACAATTGAAGTACTTGCGGGTGCTCTCCTTCAATGGGTATAAACTGATCGAGGTACCAGATTCCGTATGTAATTTGAAACATCTACGCTACCTTGATCTTTCTCACACATTGATAATGAGTTTGCCTGAGTTAATATGCATGCTTTACAACTTACAGACGTTAATATTAGAGAATTGTTCAAAATTGAAGACACTACCTTCAAACATGAGCAATTTATCTAATTTACGTCATCTCAACAATTCAAATACGCCTTTATTGGAAGAAATGCCTCCCCAATTAAGTCGGTTGACTCATCTGCGAACTTTGCCTAATTTTGTGGTGGGGAAAGGTAGTGCATCAGGCATTGGAGAGTTAGGGTCATTGCATCTTCTTGGGACCTTGAGACTTGCAAGATTGGAGAATGTGATTGATGTTGAGGATGCAAAGAGGGCCCAAATAATGAACAAGGAAGCGCTGGAAACCTTGCGATTGGAATGGAGTGGCACAAGTGAGAAGGAGTCGGAGGTGCTCTGCAGTTTAAAACCTCAGAAAAAGCTTCTAGAGCTCACCATCAAGGGTTACAATGGTTTAGAATTCTCAAAATGGATTGGACATCCTTCATTCTCTGATATGACGTATGTGAAGTTACAGAACTGTAAAAATTGTCGATTCTTACCTCCTCTTGGCCAATTACCTTTACTAAAAGTCCTTTGGATAAAAGGACTGCCCAATGTTGAAAGTGTGGGTGCTGAGTTTTATGGAGATTGTAGCTTGCCTTTTCCAGTGTTGGAAGAGTTGAGGTTTGAGGATATGCAAAATTGGAAGGAGTGGCTTCCTTgcaaaagaaatgaagaaattcgAATTTTCCCATGCATGGGAAAACTTTTCATCCGTAGTTGCCCCAGTCTGAAAGGTTGGTTGCCCAAGAACATGGATTCATTATCAAAGCTGCGtattgttgaatgtgaagaGTTAGTGGTTTCAATTGCCAATTATAAACATCTTCGTGAGCTGCGCATCGACGGTTGCAAAAGGGTGGTGCACAGAAGGGGAGTTAAGTTTAAGTTACTGGAGGATATGCGGCTTCATAGTACTTCAGAGTTCAGACTCAAAATAGATGGGTTCATCAGAGGATTGACAAAGCTTCAAAGATTGTGGATTACTGGTTGTGAAGAGTTGACATGTTTTTGGGAGAATGAGTATAGATGGTTGCAACCTCGGATTTCTAATATTATTGGAGGCAACATCTCTGATTCCCCTCCTCACTTTATTCAAGAGCTAAGAGCGCTCAAGCAACTTGTGTTAATTGGATGCTCAAATCTAATTTCTTTTCCAGAAGCTGGTTGGCCACCTTGTCTAGAATCTGTGAAAATGGAGTCGTGTAATTCTTTAAGGCATTTTGTAAGGAATCagataccgccaagcataagaaGAATAGAGATAGCAAAATGTCAAAATTTGAAACGATTAGTCAAGGATGTTGGGCAGCTAGAGGGTTGTCTGGAGAAGTTGGAAATAACAGGGTGTGCTTCTTTGACATCCTTAACAAGGGAAGGAGGCCGACTGCCCAGAACGCTCAAGAACATTTTGATAAGTGAATGTGAACAATTGGAGTCCATAATCAAAACATTCCACGATGATACTTGTCTTGAAGTTATTCAGGTATGCGAATGTGCAAATCTCAAATCCTTTCCAGAGGGGCTGTGCCATCTCTCCATTCTTCGCAAGTTAATTATAAGCGAATGTGGAAGTCTCGTTTCTTTCCCGAGAGGAGGGTTGCCATCCAACCTGACATACTTGTATATCTACAATTGTGATCAGTTGGAAGCCCTCCCCAGAGGCATGGACAACCTCAGCTGTCTTCAGACTTTGAAAGTGCAATGCTGTGGAGGTAATTTGGCATCTATTCTAGAAGAGGGTTTCCCACCCAACCTAATTCAACTTGTTATTATGAAACCCAAAAGCTGTAAGCCTCTCTCAGAGTGGGGGCTTCACCACTTGGACAGACTCACCTCTCTTAAAGAATTGTGGATATGTGGTGTAGATCCAGATCTGGTGTCCTTTCCGCCAAAGGAGGTGCTACTCCCTAAATCTCTCATTAAACTCAGGATTGGAGACTTCCCAAATCTGAAGCGCCTATCATCACTCACTTCTCTTGAATCCCTTGCCATTTGGAATTGTCCGAAGCTAGCATCTATTATTGGAGAACAAGAGGATCATCTGCCTCTTTCACTGACACAGCTTCGCATCTTTAAGGGCTGTCCGCTGCTcacaaagaaatacaaaccaGGTAAAGGACGACACTGGTCCAAAATAGCCCACATCCCTTACGTTTATGTTGGAGACTTCTTTGACGAAGCCGAAGCCGACCACTGA
- the LOC112179873 gene encoding sterol 3-beta-glucosyltransferase UGT80A2-like: MVKNKGFLPSGPSEIPIQRNQIKEIIYSLLPACKEPDVDSGIPFKADAIIANPPAYGHTHVAEALKIPLHIFFTMPWTQVEGETRVGVY, encoded by the exons ATGGTTAAAAATAAAGGCTTCTTGCCGTCAGGTCCTTCGGAGATTCCTATTCAGCGTAACCAAATAAAGGAAATTATATATTCCTTACTTCCAGCTTGCAAAGAGCCTGATGTAGATTCTGGTATTCCCTTTAAAGCGGATGCAATTATTGCAAACCCCCCAGCATATG GGCATACTCATGTGGCGGAGGCACTGAAAATACCTCTTCATATATTTTTTACAATGCCATGGAC GCAAGTTGAGGGGGAAACACGTGTCGGTGTGTATTAA